ttctcattttaaaGATGTGGGAGTTGACTCAAAGTTTGTTAACCCCGTTCAGTCATCTGCTCGACTTCCAGCCATATTCCTTTTCTTGACGGTACTTCatcattcattaattttttattttttatttttttattcatctttgatattatatttttttggttacACAATAATGGAAataagcaataaaaaaaaaataataatgataagaacATATATGAAAAATCTCGTTGGAGAAAAACTcataaatagagaaaaaaaattcattacatCAAAATATTAgtacaaaatgaaataaatacgAACAATTATAGCAAAAGTCTCATACAAACGGTCTAATCCCTTCATTATTATTACAGACCTCTCATAAAATCTTATAATTGTAGTTTCATTACATATGTTGTGGATCAGACCAAATAGATTTTGgatcattaaaattttatatttttgaaagaattttattaataattaagaaTCCATTGAGAAGGTGtgtttgattaaatttaatatttattaattaattgattgtgAGTTTGTAAAATTGACTTTTAGAGCGGAAGCTAAGACCCTGTAgtaaaatttgattgaaaaagaaaaaaaaaaaggagtgaggaaaattttgtgaataatttataaattttttgtaatgaCTTTTAGCATGAAAGGACAGTTAATAACAGTATATGATAAGGCCAATAGATGGGTCTGTCAATCCAATGCTATGATGAAATTAACAGAGTGACCTCAGCTTGATTGACAGCTTTGTTGGACTCACCATGCCGAGTCAAGAGTCATCTGTATTAGTTCTACCCCAATACTCGGTATTTTCCCATATTCTACTAATATAATATACTATTCTTCATTTAAATATTGCCATAAAAACACCCCCAAAATCAATTAAACGTGGGCCTATTTGTTTATGCACTCCAATTGAAGGTGCTTGTGCAACACTTCATTTGATGCCAATGGTAATGTATATTAATCTCATTTCATgaaaaacattagaaaaaaaaaaaaagcttatgcatatgaaaattaaactacTTGATTTTTGTTCGGATTCTTTTGTggtcaacaaaaaataaagttttcagacttaaatatccaaaaattttagttgattattttattgataaattttttcatcttaaattatgAATAGAATTAcgaaaatcattcttttttacaTGATAAAAGTTTGaacctttatttttttagaaaaaatagaaaaaaatttcaatagaaaggatttgatttttccaaaaataagaataaattcttttttttgttttgagagAGGGAGAGGAGAAAATGTATTATTTCTCTCATTGAGTCTGGTCGGAGTGTTGACTTGGGCACCAAAACCCAGCTCCAACGAGATGAATTTCTATATGTAGATACTTCTATAGTAAATGTGAATGGAAAATGTTTCTATGAAAGTATGGTACTTTTAGTTTTACCATTTAGTTATCCCTCAAAACCCTTTTTACTTTATAGAAAGTAGCTCGTAGATGCATGGAGTTTGTgggagaaataaagaaaaagagatcCACCACCTCCATCGGTGAATTCACCtcagttttttttaataggtcaGTTTGCCTTCTTTGACTTGTATTTTTGGTGATGCCATCCCCCACTTCTTTATAAAATGCCATCCCACCTAGCCCATTTCTCTTCAAACTAGGTCTCACTTCTCCTGTTTTCTCTTGTTTCTCTTGTGTCTGTATGGTTTTGGGAGAGGCTGTGAGCAATATCATCAACAATGGAGGTGTTCTTCCTCTCCCTGCTCCTCATCTTTGTGCTCTCAGTCTCCATCGGACTTCACTTGCTCTTCTACAAGCATAGATCCCACTTCACTGGCCCCAATCTCCCTCCTGGCAAGATTGGTTGGCCTATGGTTGGTGAAAGCCTTGAATTCCTCTCCACCGGCTGGAAAGGCCACCCGGAAAAATTCATCTTCGATCGCATCTCCAAATACTCCTCTGAAGTCTTCAAGACCTCCCTCCTCGGAGAGCCTGCTGCCGTCTTTGCTGGCGCTGCGGGCAACAAGTTTTTGTTCTCCAACGAAAACAAACTTGTTCATGCGTGGTGGCCTAGCTCTGTCGACAAGGTCTTCCCCTCCTCCACCCAAACCTCATCCAAAGAGGAGGCCAAGAAGATGAGGAAGTTGCTCCCTCAGTTCTTTAAGCCTGAAGCCTTGCAACGTTACATTGGCATCATGGATCACATTGCGCAGAGGCATTTTGCTGATAGCTGGGACAACAGAGATGAAGTCATTGTATTTCCACTGGCCAAGAGGTTCACTTTCTGGCTAGCTTGCCGCCTGTTTATGAGCATAGAAGATCCTGCCCACGTCGCTAAATTTGAAAAGCCCTTCCATGTCTTGGCCTCAGGACTCATCACCGTCCCAATTGACTTGCCTGGGACACCTTTCCACCGCGCTATCAAGGCCTCCAACTTCATCAGAAAGGAGCTTAGAGCCATCATCAAGCAAAGGAAGATCGATCTGGCTGAGGGCAAGGCCTcacaaaatcaagatatattGTCCCACATGCTTCTGGCTACAGATGAAGATGGATGCCACATGAATGAAATGGAAATTGCTGATAAAATCCTCGGTTTGTTGATTGGTGGCCATGACACTGCCAGTGCTGCCATTACATTCCTTATCAAGTACATGGCTGAGCTGCCTCACATCTACGAGAAAGTCTACGAGGGTAAATCTCTTTTACGCACCtgcaatattttctctcttgatattattttatttaatgttctctttttcttaaaaaaaaaacaaacaaccaaaCAAATATGCTTTATTCTTTTGTgcttttctaaagaaaaaacaatcaagGCTTcaaaagaaggagaaaagaaagataaaagggCATGAAGCAAATCTGCAGGGATGATCTGATCTTTCTAAAACTTTTTCCATTAGGCTGATAGGATGgtattttaaataacaaaaatgccCCGAGTTTCTTTTCAAAGtaacttgtttttctttttaaaataattctcaatctaaaacttattttaaaaatatttgtcaaagcaGTGTCGtcatcatatttgattttattatttttttttattattttttgttttaaaaacataattgataattatgattttagctttaaatttaaaatcataattaccaaggttggtttttaaaatcactattaataACTGTGATTTTAAATTCTAGTATTAAACCATAATCACCaactattttgttttcatttaagaaaacaaatacTAAACTGATGAATATTTTGGGAGGGAACTTGGAGCCCCTATGCCACGCCATGCCATAATTTTTTCATGTATTTAACAAATAACAATAacagaaataaaattattcacaaaaaagtaaataataaaagtattttctcCGTGACTAACTTTTCCAATTAGCTTGCTTTCTATTTGTTAAGAAATAAAAAGGTGATAGTGATCTTGAGAAAGTGGGGAACAGTCCTTATTGTGACCAAGTAAATTCCAACGGCCACGCCCGTTGATTATTCCACTATTTAGCCTTATTTTACTTTTTGGCCGTCCTAGTCGCCGGCCAAAAGAATAATAGTTTCTAACTTTTTTCTTTGGGTCCATGTTTGTGACCAGAGCAAATGGAAATTGCCAATTCAAAAGCACCAGGTGAATTGCTGAACTGGGATGATGTTCAAA
Above is a window of Vitis vinifera cultivar Pinot Noir 40024 chromosome 11, ASM3070453v1 DNA encoding:
- the CYP716A15 gene encoding beta-amyrin 28-monooxygenase (The RefSeq protein has 3 substitutions compared to this genomic sequence), whose product is MEVFFLSLLLIFVLSVSIGLHLLFYKHRSHFTGPNLPPGKIGWPMVGESLEFLSTGWKGHPEKFIFDRISKYSSEVFKTSLLGEPAAVFAGAAGNKFLFSNENKLVHAWWPSSVDKVFPSSTQTSSKEEAKKMRKLLPQFFKPEALQRYIGIMDHIAQRHFADSWDNRDEVIVFPLAKRFTFWLACRLFMSIEDPAHVAKFEKPFHVLASGLITVPIDLPGTPFHRAIKASNFIRKELRAIIKQRKIDLAEGKASQNQDILSHMLLATDEDGCHMNEMEIADKILGLLIGGHDTASAAITFLIKYMAELPHIYEKVYEEQMEIANSKAPGELLNWDDVQNMRYSWNVACEVMRLAPPLQGAFREAITDFVFNGFSIPKGWKLYWSANSTHKSPECFPQPENFDPTRFEGNGPAPYTFVPFGGGPRMCPGKEYARLEILVFMHNVVKRFKWDKLLPDEKIIVDPMPMPAKGLPVRLHPHKP